The Pseudomonas berkeleyensis genome includes a region encoding these proteins:
- a CDS encoding helix-turn-helix transcriptional regulator, with protein MSDPEARYDELLELAYACVLERSAWSDLLGRVSEACGRQRGILMMWDAQQPYAQIALFHQNEAAAAEAYSRHFYELDPTGPAMEHRDQGVWYHDYLELGPERMSRSPYYQEFKRPYGMRGVSCLKLQHDANHSAYLSLLTNQDARDPQPDQQRMLDRITPHLVRASQMANMVEGLKLQLQTRQLLQEQHATPLWLVNGEGRVLFCNTAAEQRLGEPGFPLWQRNDRLSLSLPGLELLALIRQACGRAGPARPGWVRLPGVEPAQLLVTPVRAEARFNLIHQQPLALVTLLDARPRAELLTELFLFTPAECRLAELIVRSQNPEECARRLGVSINTVRSQLRALFAKTGTQKQAEFVGLISRISR; from the coding sequence ATGAGCGACCCTGAGGCGCGGTACGACGAGTTGCTGGAGCTTGCCTACGCCTGTGTCCTGGAGCGTTCGGCATGGTCTGACTTGTTGGGGCGGGTCAGCGAAGCCTGTGGGCGCCAGCGCGGCATATTGATGATGTGGGACGCGCAGCAGCCGTATGCCCAGATCGCCTTGTTTCATCAGAACGAGGCCGCTGCCGCTGAAGCGTATAGCCGCCACTTCTACGAGCTCGATCCCACCGGGCCGGCGATGGAGCATCGCGACCAGGGTGTTTGGTACCACGACTATCTGGAGTTGGGCCCCGAGCGCATGAGTCGCAGCCCGTACTATCAGGAGTTCAAGAGGCCCTATGGCATGCGTGGCGTGTCTTGCCTGAAGCTGCAGCACGACGCAAACCACAGTGCTTACCTGTCGCTCCTGACCAATCAGGACGCGCGCGACCCGCAGCCGGATCAACAGCGGATGCTGGACAGGATCACTCCCCATCTGGTGCGTGCGTCGCAGATGGCGAACATGGTTGAAGGCCTGAAGTTGCAGCTTCAAACGCGCCAATTGCTACAGGAACAGCATGCGACGCCGCTCTGGCTGGTCAATGGCGAGGGGCGAGTACTGTTCTGCAACACGGCTGCCGAACAGCGGTTAGGCGAACCTGGCTTTCCTCTGTGGCAGCGCAACGACCGGCTTTCCCTGAGCCTTCCCGGGCTAGAGTTGCTGGCATTGATACGCCAGGCTTGTGGTCGTGCAGGCCCAGCCCGGCCGGGGTGGGTGCGATTGCCAGGGGTGGAACCTGCTCAGCTACTGGTCACCCCGGTGAGGGCCGAGGCGCGTTTCAACCTCATCCATCAGCAACCCCTCGCGTTGGTGACCCTGCTCGACGCACGTCCCCGGGCTGAGCTGCTCACCGAGCTGTTCCTGTTCACCCCGGCCGAATGCCGACTCGCCGAACTGATTGTCCGCAGCCAAAATCCAGAGGAATGTGCCAGGCGCCTCGGTGTGTCCATCAATACGGTGCGTAGCCAACTGCGCGCGCTGTTCGCCAAGACCGGGACGCAAAAACAGGCGGAGTTCGTTGGGCTGATTTCCCGTATATCGAGATGA
- a CDS encoding helix-turn-helix transcriptional regulator, with protein sequence MQESTYDELVSLIYDCVLDECAWLRLLGRLAVVTGHREGTLLFWDRHGDVGPQISAISLCSPELQRSYDSDYGRLDPTQRFMLGRRVGDWYHDVHEYGKESMARDPFYQEFFRDHGLQSTSSIKLYEQDGAAAYLSLLTALDAPAPSDAQRAMVARLARHLQQAAGMSSSIRRLELGLAQRELLLEQSATAQWLVEANGRVVLCNGVAERRMGEVLFPLRMRQGRLFADAIPKLAVTIRMACGRDGPARAGWLRLPEAGAEVLITPVKSEERFTLEHQPSLALVALLENRPRVELLAELFRFTGAESRLAELIAQGLSPEDCAGRLGVSINTVRSQLRSLFGKTDTTRQSELVGLLTRVR encoded by the coding sequence ATGCAGGAAAGCACATACGATGAGCTGGTATCGCTCATTTACGATTGTGTGTTGGATGAGTGCGCCTGGCTCAGGTTGCTGGGCCGCCTAGCCGTGGTCACTGGACACCGTGAAGGTACCTTGCTGTTCTGGGATCGCCACGGCGATGTGGGGCCGCAAATAAGTGCGATCAGCTTGTGCAGTCCCGAGCTACAAAGAAGTTATGACAGTGATTACGGCCGTTTGGATCCTACTCAGCGCTTCATGCTGGGGCGGCGGGTTGGTGACTGGTATCACGATGTCCACGAGTACGGAAAGGAGAGCATGGCGCGTGACCCTTTCTATCAGGAGTTCTTTCGTGATCATGGTTTGCAATCCACTTCCAGCATCAAGCTCTACGAGCAGGATGGCGCGGCGGCCTACCTGTCGTTACTGACGGCGCTGGACGCTCCCGCGCCGAGCGACGCACAGCGGGCGATGGTGGCACGGCTCGCGCGACATCTGCAGCAGGCGGCCGGCATGTCGAGCAGCATCAGGCGGCTGGAGCTTGGGCTGGCGCAGCGAGAGTTGTTACTGGAGCAGAGCGCTACCGCGCAGTGGCTGGTCGAGGCCAATGGTCGCGTCGTGTTGTGCAATGGTGTGGCCGAGCGACGGATGGGGGAGGTGTTGTTCCCGTTGCGCATGCGTCAGGGGCGGCTATTCGCCGATGCCATACCGAAATTGGCCGTTACTATCCGCATGGCTTGCGGCAGAGACGGCCCGGCTCGGGCTGGATGGTTGCGTTTGCCGGAGGCAGGCGCGGAGGTGTTGATCACGCCGGTCAAGTCCGAAGAACGTTTCACGCTGGAACACCAGCCTTCGCTGGCACTGGTGGCGCTGCTGGAAAATCGCCCTCGAGTCGAGCTGCTGGCTGAGCTGTTCCGGTTCACCGGCGCCGAGAGCCGGCTCGCCGAGCTGATTGCTCAGGGACTGAGTCCGGAGGATTGCGCCGGCCGACTCGGAGTGTCCATCAATACCGTGCGCAGTCAGTTGCGCTCACTGTTTGGCAAGACCGATACGACGCGGCAGAGTGAGCTGGTTGGTTTGCTCACCCGGGTGAGATGA
- the selO gene encoding protein adenylyltransferase SelO: MKSLADLEFDNRFARLGDAFSTEVLPDPIEEPRLVVASTAAMALLDLAPDEAQRAEFAELFAGHKLWEQAEPRAMVYSGHQFGGYTPRLGDGRGLLLGEVVNDAGEHWDLHLKGAGMTPYSRMGDGRAVLRSSIREFLASEHLHALGIPSSRALCVTGSSTPVWREKQESAAMVLRLAQSHVRFGHFEYFYYTRQHEQLKALGEHVMACHFPAALEQDEPWLAMLGEVIERTASMIAHWQAYGFCHGVMNTDNMSILGITFDYGPYAFLDDFDANHICNHSDDTGRYSFSNQVPIAHWNLAALAQALTPFASVEKLREALELFLPLYQAHYLDLMRKRLGFTRAQDDDDALIQRLLQLMQQGKATDYTLFFRRLGERAPAEALEVVRDDFVDLPGFDAWGRDYLTRCELEGGEQSERQVRMHAVNPKYILRNYLAQHAIEAAERGDYAPVRELHSVLSRPFDEQPGFERYAERPPEWGKHLEISCSS; this comes from the coding sequence GTGAAAAGCCTCGCTGACCTCGAATTCGACAACCGCTTCGCGCGCCTGGGCGACGCCTTCTCCACCGAAGTGCTGCCTGACCCCATCGAGGAGCCGCGCCTGGTGGTAGCGAGTACGGCGGCCATGGCCCTGCTCGACCTGGCACCGGACGAAGCACAACGTGCGGAGTTCGCCGAACTCTTCGCCGGGCACAAACTCTGGGAACAGGCCGAGCCACGCGCCATGGTCTACTCCGGACACCAGTTCGGCGGCTACACGCCACGCCTGGGCGATGGCCGTGGTCTGCTGCTTGGCGAAGTGGTGAACGACGCCGGCGAGCATTGGGATCTGCACCTCAAGGGCGCCGGCATGACGCCTTACTCGCGCATGGGCGACGGCCGCGCAGTGCTGCGCTCATCGATCCGCGAATTCCTCGCCAGCGAGCACCTGCACGCACTCGGCATCCCCTCTTCGCGCGCACTGTGCGTCACCGGCTCGAGCACGCCGGTATGGCGCGAGAAACAGGAAAGCGCCGCCATGGTGCTGCGCCTGGCGCAGAGCCATGTGCGCTTCGGCCACTTCGAATACTTCTACTACACGCGCCAGCACGAGCAATTGAAAGCCCTCGGCGAGCATGTGATGGCCTGCCACTTCCCGGCAGCGCTGGAACAGGACGAGCCCTGGCTGGCGATGCTGGGCGAGGTCATCGAACGCACTGCGTCGATGATCGCTCACTGGCAGGCCTATGGTTTCTGCCATGGGGTGATGAACACCGACAACATGTCGATCCTCGGCATCACCTTCGACTACGGCCCCTACGCCTTTCTCGACGACTTCGACGCCAACCACATCTGCAACCACTCCGATGACACCGGCCGCTACAGCTTCAGCAACCAGGTGCCCATCGCCCACTGGAACCTTGCCGCCCTGGCCCAGGCGTTGACCCCTTTCGCCTCCGTCGAGAAGTTGCGCGAAGCGCTGGAGCTGTTCCTGCCGCTGTACCAGGCGCATTACCTCGATCTGATGCGCAAGCGCCTGGGCTTTACCCGTGCGCAAGACGATGACGACGCACTGATTCAGCGCCTGCTGCAACTGATGCAACAGGGCAAGGCCACCGACTACACCCTGTTTTTCCGCCGCCTCGGCGAGCGAGCGCCCGCCGAGGCGCTGGAGGTTGTGCGCGATGATTTCGTCGACCTCCCCGGTTTCGACGCCTGGGGACGCGATTACCTGACCCGCTGCGAGCTGGAGGGTGGGGAACAGAGCGAACGCCAGGTGCGCATGCACGCAGTCAATCCCAAGTACATCCTGCGCAACTACCTCGCCCAGCACGCCATCGAAGCGGCAGAGCGAGGCGACTATGCGCCGGTGCGCGAGCTGCATTCGGTGCTGTCGCGACCGTTCGACGAACAGCCGGGGTTCGAACGCTATGCTGAGCGCCCGCCGGAGTGGGGCAAGCATCTGGAGATCAGTTGTTCGTCCTAG